A genomic segment from Bombus huntii isolate Logan2020A chromosome 13, iyBomHunt1.1, whole genome shotgun sequence encodes:
- the LOC126872708 gene encoding uncharacterized protein LOC126872708 isoform X3, producing MEEVPILTCPLHPIKEKDEEGVARALTPTKAIPVPSAAQNPEALVLPALVDDRLQTPCNKPGKHHCPCDEEDVPPPPPAIPRQNRERKRRRSLPCGPTDANSCVTVQPMPLPSVQEAVTQESKKDSQSSSYPKCSAKISINRDIKLVQGQNCKFEENSIRNRKNLNSDNLERCFKTQLSIDGRDGNTEKRYKRTIDDRDAKSLSNSKDKQCNLEKKQKEREIKSEKNGIFENLIPFNSSLPWSFVESWNNSNANGKCAFQSLRGNKETYFNDSERIYKAPVSKDSSLVINPFRQPSPFHESNPGPSTNNRLKQDSLNSTCMVHQSCVKSSCKLSNSGAVSSGREALDTDSDRGVNNKGRSRKDLSQLISKLSFPDDKDRTKEEGGFLDWFTKVPGRVLGVTPNISYIENKVKATNLKSQEQHGNEMRFKNCNLELSQQEFDEVLAVLRTRTPTERKRTSVRTVKRREKPEKAVEDGTTKLVTKCGNVESNECSTNNLVNRAKSCESCNHKLCRKNDQQALEKTNFAEIYGNKNIYNPQKREKLDGDESNENLQAIKCNNSEKRKNDTVDCLQNVSNKADILLGAILRTSKDRGNQSEVPCGTKSRSTLAMTTNEMESNRNNVANEKYQEQKLSMEDEKSLPMAFNKRFNRFRQLFKKEHEKKLTSTEDNPQDAIQQIGQRSFMYNNVQPSLHDPKNFRDSKAKRRINFSNITEETEKRDASPDPSELSTNGAHQNSRIYSTNYKKDSCDYDEVETSKWQNRLHSTNDEDSITEHEEEEEEDETVSKLCKDSVPSVGKKNRNYSLGKDNAITEEDETVDKAVPTAIEQERFRRSLENAASMVFHSRTGLPLTSSPAPLRRGSCCFDYDSSLNTVSSKRSALFELNTPPSPGAVSLEEADRETENLGEGEETPKRRSTSRSRPQSHALLGSFEESALNGRLEPVSTVHGFTAELGASGSFCPKHRKLPVTVFFYTLGDNDKVSTPYLAHINLGKKGYQVPRSGTIQVTLLNPLGTVVKMFVVLYDLSDMPPRSHTFLRQRTLRDKTLRYLVHLRFMSGKSGRIYLHTDIRMIICRKSDVDTASDFGSEPPKELRSYIHGPTNPKFSPRC from the exons ATGGAAGAGGTACCGATTCTCACCTGTCCTTTGCATCCGATCAAAGAGAAAGACGAGGAGGGTGTAGCGAGGGCTTTGACACCTACCAAGGCTATCCCGGTTCCGAGCGCTGCGCAAAATCCCGAAGCCCTTGTCTTGCCTG CTCTGGTGGACGACAGACTGCAAACACCTTGCAACAAGCCCGGCAAACATCATTGTCCCTGCGACGAGGAGGACGTTCCACCGCCACCGCCAGCGATTCCACGACAGAACCGCGAGAGGAAGCGTCGTCGATCTCTTCCGTGTGGTCCAACAGACGCAAATTCCTGCGTTACGGTTCAACCGATGCCTCTTCCCTCGGTACAGGAAGCTGTAACGCAAGAATCGAAGAAAGACAGTCAGAGCTCCAGCTACCCGAAATGTTCCGCCAAGATCTCGATCAATCGCGATATTAAACTTGTGCAAGGGCAGAACTGCAAATTCGAGGAGAACAGTATCAGGAATagaaaaaacctaaactcagATAATCTGGAGCGATGTTTTAAGACGCAGCTGAGCATCGACGGGCGAGATGGGAACACTGAGAAACGGTACAAACGAACGATCGACGATCGTGACGCAAAATCGTTGTCGAATTCTAAAGATAAACAATGCAATTTAGAGAAGAAGCAGAAAGAACGAGAGATAAAGTCGGAGAAGAATGGGATATTTGAGAATCTGATACCGTTCAATTCGTCGCTGCCGTGGTCATTTGTTGAGTCTTGGAATAATAGTAACGCAAATGGCAAGTGCGCTTTTCAGAGCTTACGCGGAAACAAGGAAACTTATTTCAACGACTCTGAGAGAATCTACAAAGCGCCAGTCAGTAAGGATTCGAGTCTCGTGATCAATCCCTTTAGGCAACCCAGTCCTTTCCACGAATCAAATCCAGGTCCATCGACGAATAATCGTTTAAAGCAGGATTCCTTAAACTCCACTTGCATGGTGCATCAAAGCTGTGTCAAGTCGTCGTGCAAGTTATCGAATTCTGGAGCGGTATCGTCTGGACGAGAAGCTTTGGACACGGACTCGGACAGGGGCGTCAATAACAAAGGGAGATCCAGAAAGGATTTGAGTCAATTAATATCCAAGCTATCGTTTCCTGATGATAAAGACAGAACAAAAGAGGAAGGAGGCTTCTTGGATTGGTTCACCAAGGTTCCTGGACGAGTTCTCGGAGTCACGCCAAACATCAGCTACATAGAGAATAAGGTGAAAGCTACGAATTTGAAGAGTCAGGAGCAACACGGAAACGAAATGAGATTTAAAAATTGCAATCTGGAGTTGAGCCAGCAAGAATTCGACGAAGTTCTGGCTGTTTTAAGAACTAGAACACCGACTGAACGTAAGAGGACAAGTGTCAGGACGgtaaagagacgagagaagccGGAGAAAGCAGTAGAAGATGGAACGACTAAGCTGGTAACGAAGTGCGGGAATGTGGAGAGTAACGAATGTTCGACAAATAATTTGGTGAACCGTGCCAAGTCCTGCGAAAGTTGCAATCACAAGTTATGTAGGAAAAACGACCAACAAGCTTTAGAGAAGACCAATTTCGCTGAGATCTATGGCAATAAGAACATTTACAATCCCCAGAAACGCGAGAAGCTGGATGGCGATGAATCGAACGAGAATCTACAGGCGATCAAATGCAATAATTCCGAGAAGAGGAAGAACGACACTGTGGACTGTCTGCAGAACGTGTCGAACAAAGCAGATATATTATTGGGAGCAATTTTGCGAACCAGCAAAGACCGAGGGAACCAGTCGGAGGTTCCTTGTGGGACCAAATCGAGGTCCACGTTGGCAATGACCACCAACGAAATGGAAAGCAATCGAAATAACGTGGCCAACGAGAAGTATCAGGAACAAAAACTGTCAATGGAGGATGAGAAGTCTCTGCCAATGGCGTTCAACAAGAGATTTAATCGGTTCCGGCAGCTTTTCAAGAAGGAGCACGAGAAGAAATTAACTTCGACAGAGGATAATCCGCAGGATGCGATTCAACAGATCGGTCAACGTTCGTTCATGTACAACAACGTCCAACCAAGCCTACACGATCCAAAGAACTTCAGGGATAGCAAAGCAAAGAGAAGGATAAATTTCTCGAACATTACCGAAGAAACGGAGAAGCGTGACGCGAGCCCCGATCCTTCAGAGCTTAGTACAAATGGCGCACATCAAAACTCACGTATCTATAGTACAAATTACAAGAAGGATAGCTGCGACTACGACGAAGTCGAGACGTCCAAATGGCAAAATAGACTGCATAGTACAAACGACGAAGATAGCATAACCGAGcacgaggaggaagaggaggaagatGAAACTGTATCGAAGCTTTGCAAAGATTCTGTTCCGAGTGTCGGGAAGAAGAATCGAAATTATAGTCTTGGTAAAGACAACGCCATCACGGAGGAGGACGAAACGGTGGATAAAGCGGTACCGACCGCCATCGAACAAGAAAGATTTCGACGATCCTTGGAAAACGCAGCTTCGATGGTGTTCCATAGTAGAACCGGTTTACCATTGACATCTAGTCCAGCTCCATTGAGAAGAGGCAGCTGTTGTTTCGATTACGATAGTAGTCTGAATACCGTCTCCTCAAAAAGAAG TGCTCTGTTCGAGTTGAACACTCCGCCAAGTCCAGGTGCAGTGTCTTTGGAAGAAGCAGACAGAGAGACGGAGAATCTCGGGGAAGGAGAGGAGACACCAAAAAGACGTTCAACTTCTCGCAGTAGACCGCAGAGTCATGCTCTTCTAGGCAGCTTCGAGGAATCAGCTTTAAATGGTAGACTCGAACCTGTGTCCACCGTTCACGGTTTCACGGCGGAATTAGGTGCCAGCGGTTCGTTCTGTCCGAAACATCGAAAGCTTCCAGTCACTGTGTTCTTCTATACGCTCGGTGACAATGATAAAGTTTCTACGCCCTATCTC GCACATATTAATTTGGGCAAAAAGGGCTACCAAGTACCAAGAAGCGGTACTATTCAAGTAACACTTCTCAATCCTTTGGGTACAGTCGTTAAGATGTTCGTAGTACTATACGATCTTTCTGATATGCCACCACGATCTCATACTTTTTTACGTCAGAGAACACTACGGGATAAAACACTACGCTACCTCGTACATCTTAG aTTTATGTCCGGTAAGTCTGGCCGGATTTATCTGCATACGGACATTCGTATGATCATTTGTCGCAAGTCCGACGTTGACACGGCGTCGGATTTTGGATCAGAGCCACCAAAGGAACTGCGAAGCTACATCCATGGTCCTACCAACCCGAAATTTTCGCCAAGGTGCTGA